In Bacteroidota bacterium, the genomic stretch AAAACATGGTTTCATATGCAGCAGTTACAACTGAAACTTATCGCCATTTTGGAAGAATGGGTTTAGGGGCTGTATTTGGTTCAAAACTATTGAAAGGAATAAATGTTTCTGGTAAAAGCTCTATCGATATCTTAAATAATAAGGACTTTCGAAAATTATACAAAAAAATCTACAATGCAGCTGTAGAGCTTCCTGTAATGAAAAAGTATCATGGTCTTGGAACCGCGGGAAATGTGTTACCATTAAACGAATTGAATGCTTTACCAACCAAGAATGTATCCCAAAGCCGCCTGGATGGGGCCGAAAATATTTCAGGTGAAAATCTGGCCAAAAATTTTCTGGGAAGACGTGTTGCATGTTCTCATTGCCCTGTAGCATGTATTCATCTGGCTGCATTGCGTGAAGTTTCTGATCATGAAGCTTACTTTTATAAAACAACCATGATTGGCTACGATTTCGAATTAATTTATTCGCTTGGCTCAATGTTGGGAATTTCTGATCCAAAAGTGATGCTAAAATTGATAGATCGTGTTGAAAAATATGGGGTTGACGCAATGAGTGTAGGTGTAGTAATGGCCTGGGCAACTGAAATGATGATCAAGAATAAAATAAGTACTGAACACACGGATGGTTTGCAACTAAATTGGGGAGATGGTGCAACCTATGAAAAAATGGTAAAGAAAATTGTGTTGCAGCCAAACGATTTTTATAAAGCATTGGCCAAAGGTACAGAATACGCAGCCAATCAATATGGAGGAAAGGATTTTGCAATGTCGTTTGGAAAGAATGAAATGCCCGGATACCACACAGGACCTGCAGCTTATCTGGGCTTTTTGATTGGAGCACGCCATAGTCACCTTGATAATGCAGGCTATTCAATCGATCAAACAGATATGATCAACAATCCAATTACACCACAGGAAGTAGTTGAC encodes the following:
- a CDS encoding aldehyde:ferredoxin oxidoreductase, which produces MITENTFHRVLYIDLNQNHFEIRNREDLFKKYIGGTGVAIQLLHEECPEGVDPLAPESPIILAIGPLTGVYPLASKTVAMFKSPLTGNLGESHVGGRSAVAIRMAGFGAIVIKGKSDQPVYLSIHDNKVFFKDATTIWQMSSSFTAGRIIRQKEGNSGMRSIMRIGQGGENMVSYAAVTTETYRHFGRMGLGAVFGSKLLKGINVSGKSSIDILNNKDFRKLYKKIYNAAVELPVMKKYHGLGTAGNVLPLNELNALPTKNVSQSRLDGAENISGENLAKNFLGRRVACSHCPVACIHLAALREVSDHEAYFYKTTMIGYDFELIYSLGSMLGISDPKVMLKLIDRVEKYGVDAMSVGVVMAWATEMMIKNKISTEHTDGLQLNWGDGATYEKMVKKIVLQPNDFYKALAKGTEYAANQYGGKDFAMSFGKNEMPGYHTGPAAYLGFLIGARHSHLDNAGYSIDQTDMINNPITPQEVVDKLIVEEGLRQLLSSLTVCFFSRGIYKIDVIKETLASIGIDFTEEDLYKLGAEIYYSKYRFKFREGFKFEDLHVPNRIYETPDLTGLITPEFITEGIKYAKSKITEASNEQPSA